The following are from one region of the Euleptes europaea isolate rEulEur1 chromosome 11, rEulEur1.hap1, whole genome shotgun sequence genome:
- the PRR15 gene encoding proline-rich protein 15, translating to MAEAAAAPSSGPGAKGSSSGPWWKALTSRKKPPEAPGAPRPPPPPDPSEPPCAPPDPWASLEKQPPPVSSGSRRNLKVSRSGRFKEKRKARATLLAADSPQQLFQGGGGGGASPARPGEETPGP from the coding sequence ATGGCCGAGGCCGCGGCCGCCCCCTCGAGCGGGCCCGGCGCCAAAGGCAGCTCGTCGGGCCCCTGGTGGAAAGCGCTGACCTCCCGCAAAAAGCCCCCCGAAGCGCCCGGCGCtccccgcccgccgccgccgcccgaccCCTCGgagccgccctgcgccccgcccgACCCCTGGGCCTCGCTGGAGAAGCAGCCGCCCCCCGTGAGCAGCGGCAGCCGCAGGAACCTCAAGGTCTCCCGCTCGGGCCGCTTCAAGGAGAAGCGCAAGGCTCGCGCCACGCTGCTGGCCGCCGACAGCCCCCAGCAGCTGTtccagggcggcggcggcggcggtgccaGCCCCGCGCGCCCCGGAGAGGAGACGCCGGGCCCCTGA